A DNA window from Paralichthys olivaceus isolate ysfri-2021 chromosome 11, ASM2471397v2, whole genome shotgun sequence contains the following coding sequences:
- the yif1b gene encoding protein YIF1B isoform X2 has translation MDPAAAQTGFRQQPNMRLRNMDGSDGRELFEDTSGAGLGPQSGYRNQQAGPQAAGFPGQSLLSDPMSNLAMAYGSSLASQGREMVDKNLDRFIPISKLKYYFAVDTVYVGKKLGLLVFPYMHENWEVSYQQDTPVAPRFDVNAPDLYIPAMGFITYVLVAGLALGTQNKFSPELLGVQASSAFVWLIMEVLAVLLSLYLVTINTDLTTIDLLAFSGYKYVGMIVGVVAGLLFGKPAYYLSLLWCCAAIFVFMIRTLRLKLLSEAAAEGRLVRGARNQLRMYLTMSIAAAQPIFMYWLTYHLIR, from the exons AGCCTAATATGCGTCTGAGGAACATGGATGGGTCAGATGGTAGAGAGCTGTTTGAGGATACAAGTGGAGCTGGACTTGGACCACAGAGCGGCTACAG GAATCAGCAGGCCGGGCCACAGGCAGCAGGATTCCCAGGCCAGTCCCTTCTGTCAGACCCCATGTCTAACCTGGCCATGGCGTACGGCAGCTCGTTGGCATCTCAAGGGAGGGAAATGGTGGATAAGAAT ctGGACAGGTTCATCCCAATTTCTAAGCTGAAATACTACTTTGCTGTGGACACTGTGTATGTAGGGAAGAAGCTGGGCCTTCTAGTTTTCCCTTACATGCACGAG AACTGGGAGGTGAGCTACCAGCAGGACACTCCAGTGGCTCCACGCTTTGACGTGAACGCTCCTGATCTTTACATTCCTGCCATGGGCTTCATCACATACGTCCTGGTGGCCGGACTGGCCCTCGGCACACAGAACAA GTTTTCCCCGGAGCTGCTGGGAGTTCAGGCCAGCTCAGCGTTTGTGTGGTTGATCATGGAGGTGCTGGCAGTCTTGCTGTCCCTCTACCTTGTGACCATAAACACAGACCTCACAACCATAGACCTGCTGGCTTTCTCTGGCTACAAATATGTTGG GATGATCGTAGGTGTAGTAGCAGGCCTGTTGTTTGGGAAGCCAGCATATTATCTCTCTCTACTGTGGTGCTGTGCTGCCATCTTTGTCTTTATG ATCCGCACTCTGCGTCTGAAGCTGCTATCCGAGGCGGCGGCAGAGGGAAGGCTGGTGAGAGGAGCCCGGAATCAGCTGAGGATGTACCTCACCATGTCTATAGCGGCTGCGCAGCCCATCTTCATGTACTGGCTCACCTACCACCTCATCAGATAA
- the yif1b gene encoding protein YIF1B isoform X1, with amino-acid sequence MDPAAAQTGFRQRKLQPNMRLRNMDGSDGRELFEDTSGAGLGPQSGYRNQQAGPQAAGFPGQSLLSDPMSNLAMAYGSSLASQGREMVDKNLDRFIPISKLKYYFAVDTVYVGKKLGLLVFPYMHENWEVSYQQDTPVAPRFDVNAPDLYIPAMGFITYVLVAGLALGTQNKFSPELLGVQASSAFVWLIMEVLAVLLSLYLVTINTDLTTIDLLAFSGYKYVGMIVGVVAGLLFGKPAYYLSLLWCCAAIFVFMIRTLRLKLLSEAAAEGRLVRGARNQLRMYLTMSIAAAQPIFMYWLTYHLIR; translated from the exons AGCCTAATATGCGTCTGAGGAACATGGATGGGTCAGATGGTAGAGAGCTGTTTGAGGATACAAGTGGAGCTGGACTTGGACCACAGAGCGGCTACAG GAATCAGCAGGCCGGGCCACAGGCAGCAGGATTCCCAGGCCAGTCCCTTCTGTCAGACCCCATGTCTAACCTGGCCATGGCGTACGGCAGCTCGTTGGCATCTCAAGGGAGGGAAATGGTGGATAAGAAT ctGGACAGGTTCATCCCAATTTCTAAGCTGAAATACTACTTTGCTGTGGACACTGTGTATGTAGGGAAGAAGCTGGGCCTTCTAGTTTTCCCTTACATGCACGAG AACTGGGAGGTGAGCTACCAGCAGGACACTCCAGTGGCTCCACGCTTTGACGTGAACGCTCCTGATCTTTACATTCCTGCCATGGGCTTCATCACATACGTCCTGGTGGCCGGACTGGCCCTCGGCACACAGAACAA GTTTTCCCCGGAGCTGCTGGGAGTTCAGGCCAGCTCAGCGTTTGTGTGGTTGATCATGGAGGTGCTGGCAGTCTTGCTGTCCCTCTACCTTGTGACCATAAACACAGACCTCACAACCATAGACCTGCTGGCTTTCTCTGGCTACAAATATGTTGG GATGATCGTAGGTGTAGTAGCAGGCCTGTTGTTTGGGAAGCCAGCATATTATCTCTCTCTACTGTGGTGCTGTGCTGCCATCTTTGTCTTTATG ATCCGCACTCTGCGTCTGAAGCTGCTATCCGAGGCGGCGGCAGAGGGAAGGCTGGTGAGAGGAGCCCGGAATCAGCTGAGGATGTACCTCACCATGTCTATAGCGGCTGCGCAGCCCATCTTCATGTACTGGCTCACCTACCACCTCATCAGATAA